A window of Amycolatopsis sp. 195334CR genomic DNA:
CCAGGTGGCCCGAGACCTCGGCGAAGCCGCCGTCCCCGCCACGATCACGGTGATCGGCGAGGTGCCTACATTACCCAGCGGCAAACCGGACAAGCGCGCGCTGCTGAAGACCGTCAGCCCGGCGGAGCGCTGACCAGGCCGGCGAGCATCGCGGGCACCGTCCGCGCCAGGTCGTCGGCGACGTTCTCCTCGCCGTTGAGGTAGCGGAGCAGGGCGTGCTGGAAGAGGCCGTCGAAGGTGGCGTACGCGACCTCCGGCGACAGCCCCGCCGGTGCGCCGGTCAGGTCGGCGTACCGCTCGACCACCCGCCAGATCATCTGCTCGCGCTGCTTGTCGATGTCCAGCACGTCGAGCCGGAAGGACTCCTCGAACAGGCTCTGGTTGCGCAGGTCGTACCAGAGGCGGTGCATCACCGCGTCGGTGCGCAGGGTGGCCGCCATCGCGTTGCCAAAGGCCTTGGCCAGGTCGACCGCGGAATCCGCCGAGGCGACCACCTCGTCGTAGCGGGTCACGCACACTTCCTCGAACTGCCGCACGGCGTAGGTGAGCAGCTCGACCTTGTCGGCGAAGTAGTAGTGCAGCACGCCGTGCGAGAAGTCGGATTTCTGCGCGATCTCACGCAGGCTCGTGCGGGCGTAGCCCAGCTCCGAGAGCGCCCGCAGGGCGGACTCGGCCAGCTGCGCGCGCCGCTGCCCGAACTTGTCCACGCTCCGGCGAGCGACCCGCTCCTTCGCTTCGGTCACCCGCTCACTCTAGCGGTCCGCGCAATCTTGACGGTCGTCCAAGA
This region includes:
- a CDS encoding TetR/AcrR family transcriptional regulator; amino-acid sequence: MTEAKERVARRSVDKFGQRRAQLAESALRALSELGYARTSLREIAQKSDFSHGVLHYYFADKVELLTYAVRQFEEVCVTRYDEVVASADSAVDLAKAFGNAMAATLRTDAVMHRLWYDLRNQSLFEESFRLDVLDIDKQREQMIWRVVERYADLTGAPAGLSPEVAYATFDGLFQHALLRYLNGEENVADDLARTVPAMLAGLVSAPPG